The following proteins come from a genomic window of Pirellula staleyi DSM 6068:
- a CDS encoding NAD(P)/FAD-dependent oxidoreductase, whose product MTASDTPPAASPSESTAPALATTIDGKNAYDTIIIGAGMSGLAAGIRLAYYDQKVCVLERHTTIGGLNSFYRLRGRDYDVGLHALTNFTPRGAKKGPLARLLRQLRFQWDDFALAPQIGSSIAFPGVQLKFNNDPALLEAEIAARFPHQKDHYQKLLGKIVDYDDLNQELFELSARTVLAETITDPLLIEMLLCPLMWYGNAREDDMDWGQFCIMFRSIFLEGMARPHAGVRLILKTLVKRFRELGGQLKLRSGVKRILTDGHRAVGVELENGEHLTARNILSSAGSVETMRMCDDVPRLAPDKAGQLSFCESISILAKEPKSLGHDRTIVFYNDSEKFHWRRPTSDLCDVRTGVVCSPNNFEYAASDAPLADGVVRITAIADFGRWQTLTPDEYRLAKLRWYDRLVASAVRFVPDYRSQVIDTDMFTPNTIRRFTWHDNGAVYGAPQKKLDGRTHLDGLFLCGTDQGYVGIIGSIMSGIGMANMHCLK is encoded by the coding sequence ATGACCGCTTCCGATACGCCGCCCGCCGCGAGCCCCAGCGAGTCGACCGCTCCCGCACTTGCGACCACGATTGACGGCAAAAACGCCTACGACACCATTATCATCGGCGCCGGGATGTCGGGCCTCGCTGCCGGCATTCGCCTGGCCTACTACGACCAAAAAGTGTGCGTCCTCGAGCGTCACACCACCATCGGCGGCCTGAACTCTTTCTACCGCCTCCGGGGTCGCGACTACGATGTCGGCCTGCATGCCCTCACCAATTTCACCCCCCGCGGCGCGAAAAAAGGGCCTCTCGCGCGGCTGCTTCGACAGCTCCGCTTTCAGTGGGACGATTTCGCCCTCGCACCCCAAATCGGGTCGAGCATCGCCTTCCCCGGCGTGCAGCTGAAGTTCAACAACGATCCCGCGCTCCTCGAAGCCGAAATCGCTGCCCGCTTTCCTCATCAAAAAGATCACTACCAAAAGCTCCTCGGAAAAATTGTCGACTACGACGATCTGAACCAAGAGCTATTCGAACTTTCGGCCCGCACCGTCCTGGCCGAAACCATCACCGATCCGCTGCTGATCGAAATGCTCCTCTGCCCCCTCATGTGGTACGGCAACGCCCGTGAAGACGACATGGACTGGGGTCAGTTTTGCATCATGTTTCGCAGCATCTTCCTGGAAGGAATGGCGCGGCCCCATGCCGGCGTTCGTCTGATTCTGAAGACGCTAGTGAAACGTTTTCGCGAACTCGGTGGTCAGCTCAAGCTGCGCAGCGGCGTGAAACGGATCCTCACCGACGGCCATCGCGCTGTGGGGGTCGAACTCGAGAATGGCGAGCACCTCACCGCCCGCAACATTCTTTCGTCGGCCGGTTCGGTGGAAACGATGCGGATGTGCGACGACGTCCCTCGACTCGCCCCCGATAAAGCGGGGCAGCTCAGCTTTTGCGAGTCGATCAGCATCCTGGCGAAAGAACCCAAATCGCTCGGCCACGACCGCACGATTGTGTTCTACAACGACAGCGAAAAATTTCACTGGCGACGCCCCACGAGCGACCTCTGCGATGTTCGGACCGGTGTCGTCTGCTCGCCGAACAATTTTGAATATGCCGCCAGCGATGCGCCGCTCGCCGATGGCGTGGTCCGCATCACCGCCATTGCCGACTTCGGCCGCTGGCAAACGCTCACCCCCGACGAGTATCGCCTCGCGAAGCTCCGCTGGTACGATCGACTGGTCGCCTCCGCCGTCCGTTTTGTTCCCGACTATCGCAGCCAGGTGATCGACACCGACATGTTCACCCCCAACACGATCCGCCGCTTCACCTGGCACGACAACGGCGCGGTTTACGGGGCCCCTCAGAAAAAACTCGACGGCCGCACCCATCTCGATGGGTTGTTTTTGTGCGGCACCGACCAAGGATATGTCGGCATCATCGGCTCGATCATGAGTGGCATCGGCATGGCCAACATGCACTGCCTCAAATAG
- a CDS encoding FAD-dependent oxidoreductase: MPKDFLKDARDEYDVVVIGSGLAGLTAANILGRAGYRVMLAEQHYKLGGMATWFKRPGGHIFDVSLHGFPYGMIKSCRRYWTKEIADSIVQLKAIRFDNPMFSLTTSYDREDFTNLLTTKFGIAPQTVNDFFDAARNMNFYDDQSMTTGQLFERFFPGRQDVVRLLMEPIVYANGSTLEDPAITYGIVFSNFMSKGVFTFEGGTDRLVELMHQDLLKSGVDVRIKCNVEKINVEQGSVRSVQINGRTIKTRAVVSNSNLKATILKLVGPEHFDRKFLDDTQAVRLNNSSTQVYIGMKPDELIDESMGDLFFTSTAKEFRTDLLLSRDVTSRTYSFYYPRTRPQGRPRCLIVSSTNAHYSDWATLDEAAYEASKQELIESTLDHLDQYVPNIRQRLDHVEASTPKTFQHYTAHVEGASFGTKFEGLAVSRALPEQVRGLYHAGSVGIIMSGWLGAINYGVIVASSVDAQLMKAPDTSATVEL, from the coding sequence ATGCCAAAAGACTTTCTCAAAGATGCCCGCGATGAGTACGACGTGGTCGTGATCGGCAGCGGTCTCGCGGGGCTCACAGCTGCGAATATCTTGGGCCGCGCTGGCTATCGCGTGATGCTCGCCGAACAGCACTACAAACTCGGCGGCATGGCCACCTGGTTCAAACGTCCCGGCGGTCACATCTTCGACGTTTCGCTCCACGGCTTTCCCTACGGCATGATCAAATCGTGTCGCCGCTACTGGACCAAGGAAATCGCCGACTCGATCGTACAGCTCAAAGCGATTCGCTTCGACAACCCGATGTTCTCGCTCACCACGAGCTACGATCGCGAGGACTTCACGAATTTGCTCACCACCAAGTTTGGCATCGCGCCACAAACGGTGAATGACTTTTTCGATGCCGCGCGAAACATGAATTTCTACGACGATCAGTCGATGACCACCGGTCAGCTGTTCGAGCGATTCTTTCCCGGTCGCCAAGATGTGGTCCGGCTGTTGATGGAGCCGATTGTCTACGCCAACGGCAGCACGCTTGAAGACCCCGCCATCACCTACGGCATCGTCTTTTCGAACTTCATGTCCAAAGGGGTCTTCACGTTCGAAGGGGGAACCGATCGCCTCGTCGAGCTGATGCATCAAGACCTGCTCAAAAGCGGCGTCGATGTCCGAATCAAATGCAACGTCGAAAAAATCAATGTCGAGCAAGGCTCGGTCCGAAGCGTGCAAATCAATGGCCGGACGATCAAGACGCGCGCAGTGGTTTCGAATTCGAACTTGAAGGCCACGATTCTGAAGCTCGTGGGGCCTGAACATTTCGATCGAAAGTTTCTCGACGACACGCAAGCGGTGCGGCTCAACAACAGCAGCACCCAGGTCTACATCGGCATGAAACCGGACGAGCTGATCGACGAGAGCATGGGAGATCTGTTCTTCACGTCGACCGCCAAAGAGTTTCGGACCGATCTGCTCCTCAGCCGCGATGTCACGAGCCGGACCTACTCGTTTTATTATCCGCGCACTCGTCCGCAAGGACGTCCCCGCTGCTTGATCGTGTCGAGCACCAACGCTCACTACAGCGACTGGGCCACGCTCGACGAAGCAGCGTACGAAGCGAGCAAACAAGAGCTGATCGAGAGTACGCTCGACCATCTCGATCAGTACGTGCCGAACATTCGCCAGCGGCTCGATCACGTCGAAGCTTCGACCCCCAAGACGTTTCAGCACTACACAGCGCATGTCGAAGGGGCCAGCTTTGGGACCAAGTTCGAGGGGCTGGCTGTCAGCCGCGCGCTCCCCGAGCAAGTGCGCGGGCTCTATCACGCGGGAAGTGTCGGCATCATCATGTCGGGCTGGCTCGGCGCGATTAATTATGGGGTGATCGTCGCCAGCAGCGTCGATGCGCAGCTCATGAAAGCTCCCGACACCTCGGCGACGGTCGAGCTGTAG
- a CDS encoding 3-hydroxyacyl-ACP dehydratase FabZ family protein, whose amino-acid sequence MTLAQIHAAIPHRPPMLLVDEVVLWEPERIVCKKTLSGEEFFFQGHYPGFPLMPGVMMCEASLQTGAVLMSKIHPDDGSGGVPVATRLNDVKFKRMVRPGDTIEIDVKLDERLGDAYFLSSKVTCGGKVTATLSFAVTITKVA is encoded by the coding sequence ATGACGCTCGCTCAAATCCATGCTGCGATCCCTCACCGCCCGCCGATGCTGCTCGTCGACGAGGTTGTTTTGTGGGAGCCCGAGCGGATTGTTTGTAAAAAAACGCTCTCGGGGGAGGAGTTCTTTTTTCAAGGTCACTACCCAGGCTTTCCGCTGATGCCGGGGGTGATGATGTGCGAAGCGAGCTTGCAAACCGGGGCTGTGCTGATGAGCAAAATCCATCCCGACGATGGATCGGGAGGAGTTCCGGTCGCCACTCGCTTAAACGACGTGAAATTCAAGCGAATGGTTCGGCCGGGTGACACGATCGAAATCGACGTGAAGCTCGACGAGCGTTTGGGGGATGCTTACTTCCTGTCGTCGAAGGTCACCTGTGGCGGCAAAGTGACCGCGACGCTGTCGTTTGCCGTGACGATCACCAAGGTGGCTTAA
- a CDS encoding SDR family oxidoreductase: MDFLKLSGKRFLIFGVANKKSVAAAITKSLLECGSLVTLVVRSVARREQVAKLFPACEVLVCDVEFEDQIAQLAAELSSREEVFDGLVHSLAFADYSDGMKPFHETPKKAFLQAVDISCYSLTALCNALKNKLAHDASVVTISISTTKMASENYGYMAPIKAALDSSIAFLTKSFSRFSKVRFNTVSPGLLKTSASAGIPGYVDSYLYAEQVIPRKKAVETQEAADVAVFLLSPRSSGIVAQSLVVDAGMSINYFDADIISRAMKSES; encoded by the coding sequence ATGGACTTCCTCAAGCTCAGCGGAAAGCGGTTTTTGATTTTCGGTGTCGCCAACAAAAAAAGTGTCGCGGCGGCGATCACCAAATCACTTCTCGAATGTGGCAGTCTGGTGACGCTGGTGGTGCGCAGCGTAGCGCGGCGCGAACAAGTTGCCAAGCTCTTTCCGGCGTGCGAAGTGCTGGTCTGTGACGTCGAGTTCGAAGATCAAATCGCGCAGCTAGCTGCCGAACTTTCGTCGCGTGAAGAAGTATTCGACGGCTTAGTGCATTCGCTCGCCTTTGCCGACTACAGCGACGGGATGAAGCCGTTTCACGAGACGCCCAAAAAGGCGTTTTTGCAGGCGGTTGATATCTCGTGCTACTCGCTCACCGCTCTTTGCAACGCGCTGAAAAACAAGCTCGCCCACGATGCGTCGGTCGTGACGATTTCGATCAGCACGACGAAGATGGCGAGCGAGAACTACGGCTATATGGCGCCGATTAAAGCGGCGCTCGATTCGTCGATTGCGTTCCTTACCAAGTCGTTCAGCCGATTTTCCAAAGTCCGCTTCAACACAGTCTCTCCGGGACTGCTGAAGACGAGCGCGTCGGCGGGGATCCCCGGGTATGTCGATTCGTACTTGTACGCCGAGCAAGTGATTCCGCGAAAAAAGGCGGTCGAGACGCAGGAAGCGGCCGATGTGGCGGTGTTTTTGCTCAGCCCACGTTCAAGCGGCATCGTGGCGCAGTCGCTGGTGGTCGATGCCGGCATGAGCATCAATTATTTCGACGCCGACATCATCAGCCGCGCGATGAAGAGCGAGTCGTAG
- a CDS encoding 3-oxoacyl-ACP synthase III, whose translation MRYQKVCLEGFGYSLPPETISSDEIERQLAPLYSRLRLPEGRLELMSGIRERRLWPRGTRPSDHSIASGLDAIRETGVDPARIGVLIHGSVCRDYLEPATAARVHHNLGLPKKCLVHDLSNACLGILSGVAQVATMIEIGQIDAGIVVGSEDSRSLLESTIAELNRNESLTRESVKPAFASLTIGSGSVAAVLVHEKLSRTGNKLLGFAARAHTEHYQLCEGGVESGNSILMQTDSERLLIAGLETGRETFDDFLAELSLTRDVISKSICHQVGGAHRTRMLQSLGLAAERDYATFPWMGNTGSVALPLAMALAVEENFVTRGDRVAWLGIGSGINCLMMAVDWQTTLSTRRKTALVSP comes from the coding sequence ATGCGCTATCAAAAGGTGTGTCTCGAAGGTTTTGGCTATTCGCTCCCCCCCGAAACGATCTCCAGCGACGAGATCGAGCGGCAGCTTGCGCCCCTCTACAGCCGGCTTCGGTTGCCCGAAGGTCGGCTCGAACTGATGTCGGGGATTCGCGAGCGTCGGCTCTGGCCCCGGGGAACTCGGCCCAGCGATCACAGCATCGCCAGCGGGCTCGATGCAATTCGCGAAACAGGGGTCGATCCCGCGCGCATCGGCGTCCTCATTCACGGCAGCGTATGCCGCGACTATCTCGAACCGGCCACAGCCGCCCGGGTTCACCACAATCTGGGACTTCCCAAAAAATGCCTCGTCCACGATTTGTCGAACGCCTGTCTCGGCATCCTGAGTGGCGTAGCGCAAGTTGCCACGATGATCGAAATCGGACAGATCGACGCCGGCATTGTCGTCGGCAGTGAAGACTCGCGCTCGCTGCTGGAAAGCACCATTGCCGAACTCAATCGAAACGAGTCCCTCACCCGCGAGTCGGTGAAACCAGCGTTCGCTTCCCTGACGATCGGTTCCGGCAGTGTCGCTGCCGTTCTCGTCCACGAGAAGCTGAGCCGAACCGGCAATAAGCTCCTCGGCTTCGCCGCCCGGGCTCACACCGAGCACTATCAACTTTGCGAAGGGGGAGTGGAGTCGGGCAATTCGATCCTGATGCAAACCGACTCCGAACGGCTACTCATCGCTGGGCTTGAAACCGGCCGGGAGACATTCGACGACTTTCTCGCCGAACTCAGCCTCACGCGCGACGTGATCAGCAAATCGATTTGCCACCAGGTTGGCGGCGCGCATCGCACGCGGATGCTCCAGTCGCTCGGTCTGGCAGCGGAGCGCGACTACGCCACGTTTCCTTGGATGGGAAACACCGGTAGTGTCGCTTTGCCACTCGCCATGGCACTCGCGGTCGAAGAGAACTTTGTGACGCGTGGCGACCGCGTGGCGTGGCTCGGCATCGGTTCAGGAATCAACTGCCTGATGATGGCGGTCGACTGGCAAACGACCCTCTCCACCCGCCGCAAAACCGCTTTAGTCTCTCCGTAG
- the uvrB gene encoding excinuclease ABC subunit UvrB produces the protein MPFQLESQFQPAGDQPQAIEKLVQGIRANKRSQVLLGVTGSGKTFTMANVIQQVQKPTLVISHNKTLAAQLYSEFKEFFPRNAVHYFVSYYDYYQPEAYIPQRDIYIEKDASINQEIDRLRLASTSSLVSRQDVIIIASVSCIYGLGSPKDYKAMMVPLRVGQAIDRDEVLSRLVDIQYDRNDIAFERGKFRVRGDCVEIWPSYEEYAFRIELWGDDIEKLSFINPISGETLATQDQLFIYPAKHFVLPEERIAGAIETIKQELDERLNELREHGKLLEAQRLSARTRFDIEMLQEVGHCPGIENYSRPLAGRPPGSTPDTLYDFFPEDYLLIIDESHVTIPQVRAMYNGDRARKITLVEHGFRLPSALDNRPMKFEEWEQKIKQVVYVSATPNDYELLQSQGEVVEQIIRPTGLLDPVIEVVSARGQVQHLLEQIRERAAVGERVLVTALTKRLAEDLSAYLVQQKVACKWLHSELDAFERVELLRDLRQGKFEALIGVNLLREGLDLPEVSLVAILDADKEGFLRSETSLIQTIGRAARNVNAKVILYADKITESMRLAMEETSRRRAIQEAYNLEHGITPETVKKHIRAGIESAMAAHRDANAAVGRVDEEEVITEELLSELEAEMLEAAEKLEFERAGALRDRITQLRDAKGKRVSEVKLEAYRPGANRKKGKRSQGGAKVPRPKRG, from the coding sequence GTGCCATTCCAACTCGAAAGTCAGTTTCAGCCTGCCGGAGATCAGCCGCAAGCGATCGAAAAACTGGTGCAGGGAATCCGCGCCAATAAACGGAGCCAGGTGCTGCTCGGCGTCACCGGTTCGGGCAAAACGTTCACCATGGCGAACGTGATTCAGCAGGTGCAGAAGCCGACGCTGGTGATCTCGCACAACAAGACGCTGGCAGCGCAGCTGTACTCCGAATTCAAAGAGTTTTTCCCACGCAACGCGGTGCACTATTTCGTCAGCTACTACGACTACTATCAGCCGGAAGCCTACATTCCGCAGCGCGATATCTATATCGAAAAAGATGCGTCGATCAACCAAGAGATCGACCGCTTGCGATTGGCCTCGACCAGTTCGCTGGTAAGCCGGCAAGATGTGATCATCATCGCCAGCGTGTCGTGCATCTACGGTTTAGGATCGCCCAAAGATTACAAGGCGATGATGGTGCCGCTGCGTGTGGGCCAAGCGATCGACCGCGATGAAGTGCTGAGCCGACTCGTTGATATTCAGTACGACCGAAACGACATTGCGTTTGAACGTGGCAAGTTTCGTGTGCGTGGCGATTGTGTCGAGATCTGGCCTTCGTACGAAGAGTATGCGTTTCGCATCGAGCTGTGGGGAGACGATATCGAGAAGCTGTCGTTCATCAACCCCATCAGCGGCGAGACATTGGCGACGCAAGATCAGCTGTTCATCTACCCGGCCAAGCACTTTGTCTTGCCAGAAGAGCGGATTGCGGGAGCTATCGAGACGATTAAGCAGGAACTCGACGAGCGGCTGAACGAACTGCGCGAGCATGGCAAACTGCTCGAAGCGCAGCGGCTGAGTGCGCGCACGCGGTTTGATATCGAGATGCTGCAGGAAGTGGGACATTGCCCAGGGATTGAGAACTACAGCCGACCGCTAGCGGGGCGTCCCCCGGGAAGCACCCCCGACACGCTGTACGACTTTTTTCCCGAAGACTATCTGCTGATCATCGACGAATCGCACGTCACGATTCCGCAAGTGCGAGCGATGTACAACGGCGATCGTGCACGCAAGATCACACTCGTTGAGCACGGCTTTCGCTTGCCCAGTGCGCTCGACAATCGGCCGATGAAATTCGAGGAGTGGGAGCAGAAAATCAAGCAAGTGGTGTATGTCTCGGCGACACCAAACGACTACGAACTGCTGCAGTCGCAAGGCGAAGTGGTGGAGCAAATCATTCGGCCGACAGGGCTGCTCGATCCGGTGATCGAAGTGGTTTCTGCGCGGGGTCAGGTGCAGCACTTGCTCGAGCAAATTCGCGAGCGGGCAGCGGTCGGAGAACGTGTGCTGGTGACCGCGCTCACGAAACGTTTGGCAGAAGATTTGTCGGCCTATTTGGTGCAGCAGAAGGTGGCGTGCAAGTGGCTGCATAGCGAGCTCGATGCGTTTGAACGGGTGGAGCTGCTGCGCGATTTGCGACAAGGGAAGTTCGAAGCGCTGATTGGAGTGAACCTGCTCCGCGAAGGGTTGGACTTGCCCGAAGTTTCGCTCGTGGCGATTTTGGATGCCGATAAAGAAGGCTTCTTGCGGAGCGAAACATCGCTGATTCAAACGATTGGTCGCGCGGCACGTAACGTGAATGCCAAGGTGATTCTGTATGCCGACAAGATCACCGAATCGATGCGGCTGGCGATGGAAGAGACCTCGCGCCGGCGCGCGATTCAAGAGGCTTACAACCTCGAGCATGGGATTACGCCCGAGACGGTGAAAAAGCATATTCGCGCAGGAATCGAAAGTGCGATGGCCGCGCATCGCGACGCAAACGCCGCTGTCGGACGGGTCGACGAAGAGGAAGTGATCACCGAAGAGCTCCTGAGCGAACTCGAAGCGGAAATGCTTGAAGCTGCCGAGAAACTCGAGTTCGAACGGGCCGGTGCGCTGCGCGATCGGATTACACAGCTGCGCGACGCCAAAGGAAAACGAGTGAGCGAGGTGAAACTCGAAGCCTATCGTCCTGGGGCGAATCGCAAGAAGGGGAAGCGGAGCCAAGGTGGCGCGAAGGTGCCACGACCCAAGCGAGGCTAG